The proteins below are encoded in one region of Peribacillus muralis:
- a CDS encoding cytochrome P450, which translates to MMKEIIAVKEITQFTTRTEEFSPYAWCKEMLENDPVSYHEGTDTWNVFKYEHVKLVLGDYKHFSSERKRTTISVGVDSKEGSAPDKIKLTEVDPPDHRKRRSLLAAAFTPRSLQNWEPRIQEITDQLMEQMEGKSEIDIVSALASPLPIIVMSDLMGVPSKDRLLFKEWVDTLFLPFDKKTQDEVNERKKVAAREYYEYLFPIVVQKRLNPADDIISDLLQAEVDGERFTDDEVVRTTMLILGAGVETTSHLLANTFYSLLYDDDTVYQELHENLDLVPQAVEEMLRFRFNLTKLDRTVSEDNDLLGVKLKKGDTVVAWMSAANMDEDMFEDAFTLNIHRPNNKKHLAFGNGPHFCLGAPLARLEAKIALTSFLKKFKKIEPVAAFQLEDHLTDSATGQTLTSMPLKVHRTL; encoded by the coding sequence ATCATGAAAGAAATTATTGCAGTAAAAGAAATTACGCAGTTTACAACTCGAACGGAGGAATTCAGTCCGTACGCTTGGTGTAAAGAGATGCTCGAAAATGATCCTGTGAGCTATCACGAGGGAACAGATACGTGGAATGTTTTTAAATACGAGCATGTTAAACTGGTTCTAGGTGATTATAAGCATTTTTCGAGCGAGAGGAAGCGTACCACGATATCGGTTGGAGTCGATAGTAAGGAAGGCTCTGCACCGGATAAGATCAAACTTACTGAAGTCGATCCGCCTGATCATAGAAAACGCCGTTCGCTGCTGGCCGCTGCCTTTACACCTAGAAGCCTTCAAAACTGGGAACCTCGAATTCAAGAGATTACAGATCAATTGATGGAGCAAATGGAGGGGAAATCGGAAATCGATATTGTTTCCGCATTGGCAAGCCCTCTCCCGATCATTGTGATGTCCGATTTGATGGGCGTTCCCTCGAAAGATCGCCTGTTGTTCAAAGAATGGGTCGATACCCTATTCCTTCCTTTTGATAAAAAAACACAGGATGAAGTCAATGAAAGGAAGAAGGTTGCCGCACGGGAATATTATGAGTATTTATTTCCAATTGTTGTACAGAAACGATTGAATCCGGCCGATGATATCATTTCCGATTTATTGCAGGCTGAGGTCGATGGCGAAAGGTTTACCGATGATGAAGTGGTGCGCACCACGATGCTGATATTGGGGGCAGGGGTCGAGACGACCAGTCATTTACTTGCCAATACTTTTTATTCCTTGCTCTATGATGATGATACGGTTTATCAGGAATTGCATGAAAACCTGGATTTAGTTCCGCAAGCGGTAGAGGAGATGCTTCGCTTCCGGTTCAATTTAACCAAATTGGACAGGACGGTGTCGGAAGATAACGATTTATTGGGCGTAAAACTGAAAAAAGGCGATACCGTTGTGGCGTGGATGAGTGCGGCAAATATGGATGAAGATATGTTTGAGGACGCTTTCACCCTTAATATCCACCGCCCCAACAACAAGAAGCATCTAGCTTTTGGAAATGGGCCGCATTTCTGCTTAGGGGCTCCGTTAGCCCGCTTGGAAGCAAAGATTGCACTTACCTCATTCCTGAAAAAGTTCAAGAAAATTGAACCGGTGGCAGCTTTTCAATTGGAGGATCATCTCACCGATTCGGCGACCGGACAGACGCTGACATCCATGCCGCTTAAAGTCCACCGTACTCTCTAA
- a CDS encoding DUF4083 domain-containing protein translates to MVSSYNIADIIYQFFFLAFFILIIVGAISLFRSIKHRKTRLDIMEKKLDDLHQQLRKD, encoded by the coding sequence ATGGTGAGTAGTTATAATATTGCGGATATCATATATCAGTTTTTTTTCCTTGCCTTTTTCATCTTGATCATCGTTGGTGCCATTTCCTTATTCCGATCCATCAAGCACAGGAAAACGAGGTTGGATATCATGGAAAAGAAGCTGGATGATTTGCATCAACAGTTACGGAAGGACTGA